ACCATTTCCGGCCTCGACGTGCCAAAGGGCGGCACGCTGCTGGAAATCGGCTGCGGCACCGGCCGCAACCTGCTGCTGGCCAGCCGCCGGTTTCCCGACGCCAAACTCTTCGGCCTCGATATATCAGCCGAAATGCTGCTGACCGCCTCCGAGAATTTTGCCGGCAAAGCGGAGCGACCCATTCTGCGTGTCGCCGATGCCACCGCTTTCCGGTCTTCGGAATTCGGCCAGCCCGATGGCTTCGACCGCGTCATGATCCCTTATGCGCTGTCGATGATACCGGACTGGGAAAAAGCGATCGAACAGGCGCTCGCGGCGCTGAAACCCGGCGGTTCGCTGCATATCGTCGATTTCGGCCAGCAGGAACAGTTGCCGAAGTGGTTCCGCACGCTTCTTCAAGCCTGGCTCACCCGCTTTCACGTTACGCCCCGCGCAAATCTCCGTTACGTTCTCGCCAATATGGCCGGCCGTTTCGACGGGAATCTCGTCTTCGAGGAAATCGCGAGGGGATACGCATGGCGGGCTGTCATCACGCTTCCGGTTGCCGAAGCCCCGCAGCCGAAGATCCACCGCTTATTGGCTGACGCCTGATTCCCGGCGGATTAAGAAACCCGACCGACCCCATGCGGCATCGTCCTCAAGGCTTCTGTCGGGCCCAATCTCCGCACTAAAACCGCAAATCGCTTGGAATCCAGCAACTTGCGAGGTGCAAAAAACGCGCTCCCCCTTGCCATATCAGTTTGTTTACCATGTTATGCGTAAATCGGGAGATACGGCGCGCCGTTTTGCGGCCGCGGGATGGGCAACAATAATCATCAGGGTTCCAATGCGGCTGCGTTTTTCGGCACTATTGTCGGCTTTGCTGTTGGTCAGCGGCTGCACGTCCACCAGTTACGACCTGCTGGAAACCGCATCCGTTTCCAGGCCGAAATTCTCCGATACCGACCCGCAGGATTTCGGCGTCAACAACCCGCACCGCCATGAGGTACACGGCATCGACGTGTCCAAATGGAATGGCGATGTCGACTGGCAAACCGTGCGCAAATCCGGCGTCTCCTTCGTTTTCATCAAGGCAACGGAAGGGTCGGACCGTATCGATCCGAAATTCGGTGACCATTGGCGCAGCGCGGCCTCGGCGAATATTCTGCATGCGCCTTACCACTTCTATTATTTCTGTTCGACGGCGGACGCTCAAGCCGACTGGTTCATCAGCAACGTGCCGAAAGAAGCCGTCACCCTGCCGCCGGTTCTCGACGTGGAGTGGAATCCTTCCTCCCCCACCTGCAAGACCCGCCCTGCCCCGGGTATCGTGCGCGCCGAAATGCAGCGCTTCCTCGACCGCCTCGAGGCCCATTATGGGAAGCGCCCGATCATCT
This window of the Agrobacterium fabrum str. C58 genome carries:
- a CDS encoding class I SAM-dependent methyltransferase, which translates into the protein MKTIGENVGLADSAHAGLMDRMYRHQRHIYDITRKYYLLGRDRTISGLDVPKGGTLLEIGCGTGRNLLLASRRFPDAKLFGLDISAEMLLTASENFAGKAERPILRVADATAFRSSEFGQPDGFDRVMIPYALSMIPDWEKAIEQALAALKPGGSLHIVDFGQQEQLPKWFRTLLQAWLTRFHVTPRANLRYVLANMAGRFDGNLVFEEIARGYAWRAVITLPVAEAPQPKIHRLLADA
- a CDS encoding glycoside hydrolase family 25 protein, with amino-acid sequence MRLRFSALLSALLLVSGCTSTSYDLLETASVSRPKFSDTDPQDFGVNNPHRHEVHGIDVSKWNGDVDWQTVRKSGVSFVFIKATEGSDRIDPKFGDHWRSAASANILHAPYHFYYFCSTADAQADWFISNVPKEAVTLPPVLDVEWNPSSPTCKTRPAPGIVRAEMQRFLDRLEAHYGKRPIIYTSVDFHRDNLVGQFKDYHFWVRSVAAHPAKIYEDRKWAFWQYTATGVVPGVNGPTDINVFAGSEKNWRKWIASAK